The Ptiloglossa arizonensis isolate GNS036 chromosome 4, iyPtiAriz1_principal, whole genome shotgun sequence genome contains the following window.
GTTACTAGGTAGTACTACTACAGTTACAACTTCACTTTGGTAGTTCTACTGCAGTTACAACTTCACTTTGGTAGTTTTACTGTAGTTACAACTTCACTTTGGTAGTTTTACTGTAATGATAACTTCACTTTGGTAGTTTTACTATAATGATAACTTCATTGTGGTAGTTCTACTATAGTCACAACTTCACATTGGTAGTTCTACTATAATGATAACTTCACTTTGGTAGTTCTACCATAGTGTTATACATTGCGGGATAACGAACGGTCAATGATCGAGTAAGTTGGAAGAAAAAAAGCTCGATCCAGGTCAAATCGATCGCTTTGGTAGTTACGCTGTAGGGTTAGGGTTCCCATCCGGCTCGTTACGGGCAAATATGTGTTACGGTTCGATCGGGACTCTGACGTAAGCGGCGACGCCGGAATTCGACCGTATTTAAAGCGTTTAACACGTACAAAACGACTCCATAGACAGGGGCAAGCATGGCACGATCTTCGGACCGCTCTTACGTCAGAACTGACCGGGGCCAGCACCGTCCTTGGCTTCTTCCCGGCGCTGAACATCGTCGccgattcgttcgtcgatttGATACGCCGACGGAGAACCGGCCACCTTGTGGCCGGTTTCGAGGAGCTCGCCTACAAAATGGGCCTCGAAAGTAAGCATTgtcgatcaatttttttcttttctttttttttcttttccaaatttacaaacaaattttcattctGATGTATTTCAGGTACCTGCACGTTGATCCTGGGTCGACACCTCGGTTTCCTGAAGCCAGATTCCAGCAGCTCGGTCACGTCGAGGTTAGCGGAAGCTGTCCGGGTCCACTTCACGGCCTCGCGCGACGCCTTTTACGGTTTGCCGCTTTGGAAGCTGTTACCGACGTCCGCGTACAAACAGCTGATAGAGAGCGAGGACACCATATACAAGTACGTGAGCTCGACGAATCGTGTAGACGTTTCGTGGCCGATCCCCCCGTTAAAAGTTCCGTCTCTCAGTATAATTTCAGAGATCATCGAGGCCACGATACGGGAGCAACGTGACGACGCTAAGGACGAATCGGTGGAGGCTGTCTTTCAGTCCATACTGCGCCAAAAGAATCTCGATGTACGGGACAAGAAGGCAGCCATCGTTGACTTCATCGCGGCTGGGATTCACACGGTGAGAGGATCCACGGATCTTCCTCTCCACGGGAATATTTCTTCCTTTGATCCTGGATCCGCTCGAAATCATCGGTTCCAACCGCTTTTGCAAGGAAATTTACCCTGGGTCTTCTCTGACCCGGATCGCTCACGCTAACGTCATCACAACTTTCtgtggaaattagaaaaagTAAAACAATAGTCTTTACTCGAAGTATATGCGCGAGGTCGAATGAAGGGTCtctttggacccacgcgtggtctaTATCTCGTAGTCGTCCAACTCGCTGCCACTTCGAGGATCAATTCCACGGAGTGTTTTTCGAAGACGTCACCTGTTCCATTCTCAGCTACGATTCACCTACGAACGTTTTTGTAAATGATTTTTTTCCTCGCTCATGAATATGTATTACTTTAATACATTGTAATATGTTGGTAACTCTGGCGTTAATTCGTGTAATTTCTTTCCCACAGCTCGGGAACACCCTGGTGTTTCTGTTCGATTTGATTGGTCGCAATCCGAAGGTGCAGGCCAATCTCTACGAGGAGGCGTGCTCGTTGGCACCACCAGGCTGCGATCTGACTATTGAGAATTTACGGAAGGCCAAGTACCTGCGTGCCTGCATCACTGAGTCGTTTCGGTACGTATTGCGTTCACACATGCCCATTCGTTGAAATAAAACACTGTTTTGCGTTTAGGGTGATTCCCACAACCACGTGCGTCGCGCGTATACTGGACGAGCCCATCGAGCTGAGCGGGTATCATCTTACCGCTGGGGTGAGTATAATTTCTCCAACCCAGTGAGCCAAgtttaaagaattttatttcgattcgtaGACGGTGGTTATTCTACATACCTGGATAGCGGGCCTGAAGGAGGAGAATTTTAAAGACGCCAGCAAGTATTTACCCGATAGGTGGCTGAATCCCGTGACTCCTCATTCGCCATTGTTGGTTGCACCTTTCGGGGTAGGCAGGAGGATATGCCCGGGTAAACGTTTCGTGGAACTCGCGTTGCAGCTTATCCTGGCAAAGGTTTTGTATCTGTCGATCTGCAAAGGTCTTACttctttttatacaaataatcaATATTTGTGAACAATTAGTATGGAACAGAGACATTATGCAAGTCCTACTCGGTGTCACGCGCACCGAATAAATTCAAAGACGATTTCCTCGAGATGGAAGGCCGGTACTGAGAAATTCTACttcacatttttttatttatttttacacaacgAATCATCCTCCGTTAGACTGCACTTTGTCTCCATCCTGTATCTGTCCGTGTTCTTCGACACCGATACGCACTACATACCGATGTATTTTCTCTTCACGCAGATTATACTGGAATTCGAGATCGTCGTGGACGAGGACCTTGGTTTACAATTCGAATTCATCCTCGCGCCCCAGAGTCCCGTGTTCCTTGGATTCCGTGATCGTCCACGGAGATTATAACCCCGGTTGTTCGATACTTTCCGTCGATGTGTGTGTTCGTGtgcgtgtatgcgtgtgtgtgagagagataGACAgacagatagagagagatatatatatataaagagatACAAACGCTTATTTAATTTCTCGAAACCTCTGAGGTGGTTTCGTTGTTCGATGTTCGGTTGTTATTTTACGTTTGCATTGTTTGTAACATGTTTAATTCGTTGAAATGTAAGTTTTGTTCATCCGTTCAAGATATTTATCGTTACGCACAGATATTctagtatttatatttaatcgtTCGCGCGTCTGTTGAGCTCTTCTTGTTTTGTATAACTTCCACGTCGAAGGTATCACGTGTCGCGAGTGAAGTTTACGTAAAAGTAAGACGATCCGGCGCACGTTTTCCAATCAGACGCGTAAGAGTTTTATTTACGTTCGCGTTGTGGAATCGAACGTTTGTATTTGGTTAGAATTATCGAGATCCGTTGGCTGTTGTTACTTTCGAAAGTTACCGAAATTTCGAAATCGAGGAACGCTACTAAAAAACGATTCCACAGTGTCCGCGTGTCGCGTGGATGTAAGAACCACTTACGCGGCCGaacgtgtttcttcttttcttttcacacaGTGTATAATATATGTAGATACTACTTGTTGAATATAACGATAAACGCGCCGAAATTCGAACGTGAGAACGTGTTACGATTATTCATTGGTCTCCCCCCACTCTCACCCCTGTCCCTTACCGGTAAGTAATCCACCCGTcctgtaattatttttcaatcattcTTCTTTATTCAGGTTCATACGAGAGCGTCGCGTCACGCTTCCAGAGCAATGGCAACGATGTTCGCTCGATCGTTGCGTAACCTCTcctcgaacgaaattaaattaGGTTTTTATTTAGTTCGTTAATTTACTAATGATCATGGTCTACAACATGCGTACTATCATCGATGAAACTTACATATGTCGTACATGCGTAGTTAGTACAccttatatatattacatatttttgaAACCGATATCTCTAGGGGAGTGGaaggaattattaattaaacgtACTAGCTAAGTCGACATAAATTATAAGAGACTTCGATCGCGACCCGATGCGAGCATTCGGACGCGAATGTTTTATTCGTTACGTTCTGCTCCACCGTGCGACGTTATACGCGTTCTATCGAAGTTCCATCGCTGTGTCGGTAAACGACTCTCGTTCTTACCGACCGGACGAACCACGTCTGACATCTACGCGTACCATGGACACGTGCAATCCACATTTCCGTTTCGCGTGTCCGCGGATATAATGCCACTATGTAACTTGTGTTAATGTAACCGAGTTAATTCGAAACAATTAAATTCCTCGACGTTCTGGAACGTCGGTCCTTGGCGTTAACAACGAGATTCGTTggatttctttcgttcggtgCGAACCGAGAGGATAACCAGTCCTGTCTTTGTGAAATTGCTCTAAATCGTTTCCTTTTaattaacgtataaaataacGGAAGCGCAAAGTGTATGGATCagtcgattttttttcttttctcgcaaTGTCTGCGTTCGAAGGCACACAATTTGTCTATGGTTAAATATGCATCATTTCCCtggtaaacaaatttttgtcgATCACTTGACCAAACCTTTGATACTCCTGGGAAGATTCGGGATCGAGCCCTTGTTTACGCTAGCGGCCGTCGGTCTCATGAAACCGTGGTTTCTGGTTCCAGCTCGCGGATGGACCAACTTGCTGCTTTTCGTAGCTGGCACTTTTTCAACCGGTGAACGATTCAACGAGAGAGATTGCTGTCCCACGCTACTGCCACTACCGCTACTGCTGCTGCTACGTGAGCCAATTGTACGTCCTTTGGTTCCCTTTTGCGTGTCGCTCGATACCTGAAAAATAACCTGAAATAATATACGTGTTCTATATTGTGTACTACCAATCTTAGACTTCTCGTCTCTGTGGTGTTCCAGAATAGTTCTCTGTTATTCCAATGTACTATTCAGATTTGGAAAGATCGGTGGTAGTTCCCCCTCCAACAACATACAATTTCAGCTACAGTTATTGGTCAAAGCGATCTATCGGTACTACTCGATCACTCCGCCCGCTTGGGCGGAGCGAGAAACGCCTCTTTCCCCTTGAGCGGAGCGTGAAACGCCTCTTGCCCCTTGTACCAGCCCTCTCGCGTTCTTTCCAGCTCTGAACAGTACATTGGACTATAAATTACAGCAGTCTTCATTTTTGACAATCGTGCGCGACTACTTTACAGACAATCGGTCGTTCGTTGACGCTCAGAGGCTATTATCGTCTACTGGAAACTTCACTGTACAAATTGTTAAAGTCTTTCTGACTCGAGACGCCCCGTGAAACACACGTCCGATCTCGAATCGAGCACGGACTCACCCCGAGAGACTTTCGAACGGTTCTCGCAGCTGGACCAACACTGCtcccactgctgctgctcctgcTGGCGGGTATCCTGGTAACCGTCGAGCGTGGATTCGTTCGTCGTTTGTCGATGTTCTTCGGTGGCAGTGGTGTATTCGACGGACTCTTCCTCAGATCGTTGGTCAGAGCACAGATAGCGGACGTGTAGGTGCGTAGTCGGGCGTGATTGGGCACCAAATTCCGTACCGTGTTCACCGAGGTGGCGCTGTTCAACGAACTCCGGGAGCTACGCAGACTGCTCCTCGATCCTGAACGTTCCACCTCGTTCCTCGGCTGATTAGTCGCCTGAAACGTCGTGCTCGAGTTACGCGACACCGTATCCTGTTTCCCAGGCACTGGGTCTCGTTTCAGGCTGTTGGTTCGTTTCGGTAGGAAGCTGGTCTTCTCGCCGGTCTTCCTCATCGAGCTCGCTCGTTTCTCGAACCCTTTGATCGACGACTTCAACGTCTCGTCGATCGACTTCTTCGCGTCCACGTCGACCACCTCGCGGTTGGTGACGCGTCCTCGATCGGTATCGTTACCAGGGTAGCGCAACTCAGCCGGTGAGCATCGTGTCGAGTCGTGAGTGTCAGTTTCGTAGTTACCAGACGAAGTCTCCTGGCTGAGGGTCTCCGAAACTAGACTCTGGGTCTCCTCGAATCCCTCGTCGTTCATCTCTTGGTCTCTTACTTTCCCTGAGGTCGGTGGCAACggagaggacgacgaggacgtcaCGCTTATGTCCGGGACGAATCTACCACGGAACACAGAGGTCTCCGTTCCAGGTTGCGGCGGTTGGATCCTAATCTCGGTCCGACCGGACGACTCCAACCGTTTCGCCTCCGAGTTGGGGCTTAGGTCCTCGTAGACGTCATTTACCACGCGACGCTTTGGATCCTCGTTCAGATCGGTTTGATCCTCGGTGAGCTCCTCCTGTCTGGGGTTCAACGACTGTCTCTCCTGTCTATAGTCCTGACCTGGGTGATTCCTCGACCCGGTGTTACCGATCTGGGTTTGATTCACCTGACTTGGCGGATTGTTCGTCAATCTTATCGCCTCCTTCACCTGACTAGGATCGATCATGCTTCTTTGACGCTCGCGACTGGTCACTGCTCTCTCCGCCAGGACGGTAAGAGACGGTTCCCGTGGCCTGGACTCCTGCATCACGGGACTGAGAACCGTGTTGGTCACCGCCAGGACAGGTGGCGGTTGACTGACAGGGAGTCTAGAGTTTCTGTGGGTCAGGGTTATCGGACGTGACAGTCGTTGAAGATCCTCCCCTGATCGAGCGATGTCCGCCAGCGCGGCGTCGATGTCGAAGGAGGACGCTTCGCGTCTCTTTAATTTGTCCTGCCAGACGCGAAGCATGGAGTCCTCGTCCCGGTTCTCTTCGGACAGTGGCAGAGTATGGGGACGTTGAGCTGGTTTCTCATCGAAGACCTCTGAACTCGCCGCATCCTGTTTGGAATCTTTCTCTGGCGAGTCTTGGGGGACCTTTTTGTATCTTCGCGTCCTCCTCGTCGCTGAGTACCGATCGAAGTTACCTGGAACGAACAGAGTGTCAATGTAGGGCAATGATAGACCAGGGACGTCTCAACAGTGTTACAGATCCCCGGGTAAAGGAGTGTATCCACGCAGTCACTCGtatgtacaaaaatttaaatCTACTTACACGAGTACAAATGCAAATGGtcgataaaattaaatgtaCATTTACTCGGTACTCTCGATGGTCACTTATGCGTTAAGAGGCCCTACATTCGATGAAATAATGGATCACGCGAATTATTCACTCACCCGTTCCAAAGTCTGCGTTACTATTCGTGTTTTTCACGACAGTATTTTTGGGGTCTCGACTTTGGAACGAACCGTTGCAACGTTCCCTCTTGCAAGGTTCTTTCTCGACAGGCTTCACCTCTTTGGGCGGACTGAACAGTTTTCTAGTCGCTGGAGGGGTCTCGATGTTGTCGGAGTCGATCTCTATTTTGTCGCTGATCTTCTCGTCCTCCGTGCCTCGTTTGTATTTCGACAATCTTCGTGACGCAGAGACTTGTGAGTTGCTGTACGGTTGCCGCAGATAAATCGTCAATTCGTCCTGCGGGTCCGAATTCACGGGATCGTTTATCTTGTTCTTCTTTCGGTCCTCCTCCTTGATCGACTGGTGGTCATCGAAAGCGtgaaattattctttcttctATAGAGAAAACTATAATTACAAAAACTAGAATACCGACCTGCAAGGTACTCGAGGTGAGAATATTTTCTGTACTGAGTCTTGATCTTAGCCTACGGGAATAACGTGGGTCAGTCTCTTCCATGCTATTTGGTACGTTTAAGCTAGACTTTCGCCAGGGAGATTTATCCTTTTGGGACGGATGTGTTTCGGCTTCTAAAACGAGAACATAAATGAAGTTCTACGCATGTATTTCATTTACCTGAACAGGTTGTCTCGACTGAAAGCCATCTGAATATCTACTTTATGTTCAAGATGATTCGAAGGTCAATTATTACAAGATCCAGTGTAgaacaaatatatattttctggtaaaaaaatatttatgaccTTAAAAAGccttgaaacaaaatttctttcactCTTTCATTATTACTCCTTCTTCAGAACCTTTAAAATTATGTTATAAACGTTTTTCATGGCGTTGGATACATTCTACTTTTTTATGGCGTTAGAGACACCCTCTTTCaaccgagacaccctgtatcgtAGCTGCTCTCATCGAACCAACGCGATGTAAGCGCCGCTAAAGAGCGTAAAATGATAGAAATAACCTTCTATAGCTTCCATCGTGCGCATCACGTCCGTCTTCTCGACAGACGGGCGCCAGTCGTAAACTTCAGGGTCGTAAA
Protein-coding sequences here:
- the Shd gene encoding cytochrome P450 family 24 subfamily A member shade isoform X3, with the translated sequence MRIDLNQRYGPVCKEEALWNFPVISVFSRHDIEAVFRRSSRYPLRPPQEVISHYRRSRRDRYTNLGLVNEQGQAWHDLRTALTSELTGASTVLGFFPALNIVADSFVDLIRRRRTGHLVAGFEELAYKMGLESTCTLILGRHLGFLKPDSSSSVTSRLAEAVRVHFTASRDAFYGLPLWKLLPTSAYKQLIESEDTIYKYVSSTNRVDVSWPIPPLKVPSLSIISEIIEATIREQRDDAKDESVEAVFQSILRQKNLDVRDKKAAIVDFIAAGIHTLGNTLVFLFDLIGRNPKVQANLYEEACSLAPPGCDLTIENLRKAKYLRACITESFRVIPTTTCVARILDEPIELSGYHLTAGTVVILHTWIAGLKEENFKDASKYLPDRWLNPVTPHSPLLVAPFGVGRRICPGKRFVELALQLILAKIILEFEIVVDEDLGLQFEFILAPQSPVFLGFRDRPRRL
- the Shd gene encoding cytochrome P450 family 24 subfamily A member shade isoform X4; this translates as MRIDLNQRYGPVCKEEALWNFPVISVFSRHDIEAVFRRSSRYPLRPPQEVISHYRRSRRDRYTNLGLVNEQGQAWHDLRTALTSELTGASTVLGFFPALNIVADSFVDLIRRRRTGHLVAGFEELAYKMGLESTCTLILGRHLGFLKPDSSSSVTSRLAEAVRVHFTASRDAFYGLPLWKLLPTSAYKQLIESEDTIYNIISEIIEATIREQRDDAKDESVEAVFQSILRQKNLDVRDKKAAIVDFIAAGIHTLGNTLVFLFDLIGRNPKVQANLYEEACSLAPPGCDLTIENLRKAKYLRACITESFRVIPTTTCVARILDEPIELSGYHLTAGTVVILHTWIAGLKEENFKDASKYLPDRWLNPVTPHSPLLVAPFGVGRRICPGKRFVELALQLILAKIILEFEIVVDEDLGLQFEFILAPQSPVFLGFRDRPRRL
- the Shd gene encoding cytochrome P450 family 24 subfamily A member shade isoform X2, coding for MLLLSVWFEVIAAALLAILILATSYRPAWWFWTGATHKNSASTGDEKHRRKFRTVSDVPGPCSLPILGTRWIFSCFGHYRLNKVHDAYKDLNQRYGPVCKEEALWNFPVISVFSRHDIEAVFRRSSRYPLRPPQEVISHYRRSRRDRYTNLGLVNEQGQAWHDLRTALTSELTGASTVLGFFPALNIVADSFVDLIRRRRTGHLVAGFEELAYKMGLESTCTLILGRHLGFLKPDSSSSVTSRLAEAVRVHFTASRDAFYGLPLWKLLPTSAYKQLIESEDTIYNIISEIIEATIREQRDDAKDESVEAVFQSILRQKNLDVRDKKAAIVDFIAAGIHTLGNTLVFLFDLIGRNPKVQANLYEEACSLAPPGCDLTIENLRKAKYLRACITESFRVIPTTTCVARILDEPIELSGYHLTAGTVVILHTWIAGLKEENFKDASKYLPDRWLNPVTPHSPLLVAPFGVGRRICPGKRFVELALQLILAKIILEFEIVVDEDLGLQFEFILAPQSPVFLGFRDRPRRL
- the Shd gene encoding cytochrome P450 family 24 subfamily A member shade isoform X1; the protein is MLLLSVWFEVIAAALLAILILATSYRPAWWFWTGATHKNSASTGDEKHRRKFRTVSDVPGPCSLPILGTRWIFSCFGHYRLNKVHDAYKDLNQRYGPVCKEEALWNFPVISVFSRHDIEAVFRRSSRYPLRPPQEVISHYRRSRRDRYTNLGLVNEQGQAWHDLRTALTSELTGASTVLGFFPALNIVADSFVDLIRRRRTGHLVAGFEELAYKMGLESTCTLILGRHLGFLKPDSSSSVTSRLAEAVRVHFTASRDAFYGLPLWKLLPTSAYKQLIESEDTIYKYVSSTNRVDVSWPIPPLKVPSLSIISEIIEATIREQRDDAKDESVEAVFQSILRQKNLDVRDKKAAIVDFIAAGIHTLGNTLVFLFDLIGRNPKVQANLYEEACSLAPPGCDLTIENLRKAKYLRACITESFRVIPTTTCVARILDEPIELSGYHLTAGTVVILHTWIAGLKEENFKDASKYLPDRWLNPVTPHSPLLVAPFGVGRRICPGKRFVELALQLILAKIILEFEIVVDEDLGLQFEFILAPQSPVFLGFRDRPRRL